Below is a genomic region from Mycoplasma phocoeninasale.
AAACATCGAAAAACCAAAACGATCAACATGAAAATGAGGTTCAAAAAAATAACTAAGCACAAGTAGTTATTTTTTTATTTTATAAATATTTTTTGCTTTGCAAAGGTACTTTTTCATTGTCTTGACAAAAAAATAATATAAAATTATTAGGATATGGAAATAGCTAAAAAAAGAAAGTCACTAATAGTATTTGGATCTATTCTAACGCCTATAGCAATAGCAGGATCAATTGGTGGTGCAATTTATTTTGTTATTAGAAATACTAGGAGAATTCGTAAGGTTTACTGAAGCCCAGAAGATTTCTTGAAAAAAGCAAAAGCTGACTTACTACCAAATCAATTAGTTGAATCTTTCACTCCGAAAACTTTATATGACAATTTCAATTCACAGCGGAAAATTGCTAACATCGCTATTGAAGAATATGACAAGCTTCACCCTGAAATAAAAAACTATATTAAATCAAATTCAAATAAGCAAAGAAACTTAATGAGCAATGGGATTAATATTAAAAAGCTACTAAAAGATAGGCCGAAACCATTTGATGCTAATAAATTTTTATCAGAAAAGTTAAAAAATAATTTAAATTTTGATGATGTTAAGTTTTTGGACTTTAGATATAGTGACATTGAACTAACAGATAATCCCCAGGAGTTAAAAGTTCATTATGAAGTATTTCTAAATTATGAATTTGCGGCCGGAAATTTTGAAACATCAGCTCAAAAAGGAACACCTGATTCTAAATACTATTATGCTTCTTCAAAAGTTATCAAAATCATTAGCAAAAATGAAAAATGAGATCTGGGAACTATTTTTTATCAAAATCTAGAATTATTATCAAATGATTTTAAAAATGTAATTAATGAAAAACCTAAAGATCCGCAGTGATTTGATTCTGAAGAATTTCAAATGAAAATTTTTAAAATTTTTGAAGATGCGGCAATTAAATATGATTCATTTCCTGATATTTATCCTAAAGAGGACTTTGACATTGTATCATCACTTGAAAAAGGAAGTAATAGTTACGTTAAATGAAATCCAGTTAAGGGTCTTAATAGTTTAACAATTACATACAGATACATAAACAAGAAAAACAATGAAATAAAGTCAGAAATAAGAAAGAAAAACTTCGTAGTTTTAAATGCTTAGATTATGGAAAATAAAACGTGAAGAATTAAATCTGAAAAATCCAAAAAAAATTTTAAAAAATATAGAAAAATTATTAAGGAAATTGAAAATTATTTCCAAGTAGAAAAATTAAATAATTCTGAAATATTTGATGATTCATACATCAAATATTTTGAAGATAGTAACCTAGACTTATCGGGTAATACAAATAATTCAAATAAATTAATTAAAAATTATGAAATAAATTCACAAATTTCGGCAATTAAAGCAATTAAAGCGAATTTGAGTAAAGAAATTGAAAAGTTGAATTTAGATTATAATGAAAACAAATTTAAAATAGATGATAAATTGAAAAAAATATTAGAAAAATAAAATATAATGACTAGTTAATAAACTAGTTATAGTATGAAAAGAAAGGAGAAAAATGCTTAAAAAAATAAATATTGCCATTGATGGCCCATCTGGCGTTGGTAAAACAATTATGTCAAAAAAACTAGCTGAGCATTTGGGATATAAATTTCTAAGTTCCGGAAGTTTTTATCGTATTGTTGCCTTTAATGCTTATAGACTAAAACTTAACATTAACGATGAAAAATCAATTAATGATTCCTGGGATATTCATGATATAAAAATTGATGAGCAAGATCGTATTTTTTTCAAAGGTGAGGATGTCACCTTTCTAATCCGCGAAGATCATATCTCGAGAATTGCTTCAACAATTGCTAAGTTTCAAAGTGTGAGAAATAAAGTAAATAGTTTCATTCAAATGTTTAGCGAGAAATCTAAGGGCATTATTGTTGATGGACGAGATGCGACTTATCGTATTTTGCCGAATGCTGAAGTCAAATTTTTTCTTTGAGCAACTCCTGAAAAAAGAGCAGAGAGGCGTGTAAAACAAGATAAAGAAATGGGAATTGAATCTAATTATGATGATGTTTTAAATTCGATTAAAATACGTGACTTTAATGATACCAACCGTAAAATCGACCCCTTAAAGATCTCTGAAGGCAGTATTAAAATCGATACAACGAATATGAGTATAGAAGAGAATTTTCAAGCAATGATGAATGAAATAAAGAAAAAGGTGGACAATGAATAAAAATATCGTCGCCATTATTGGCAAACCAAATGTTGGCAAGAGTACCCTTTTTAATAAAATCATTAATCAAAGAAAAGCAATTGTTTATGACACTCCCGGAGTAACTCGTGATAGAATATATTCCACCGCTAATTGAGCAGGAAAAGAGTTTACAATTGTCGATACTGGTGGAATTACTATTGAATCAGAGGATTTTAAAGAACAAATTAAAGTTCAAGCTCAAGTAGCAATCGAAGAAGCTAATGTCATAATTTTTCTAATTGATGGAAGGGAGCCACTGACTTCAGAAGATTACTATGTCGCAACACTTTTAAGAAAAATTAACAAACCAGTTTTATTAGTAAGCAATAAATTAGAAGGCCATAAAACTGTTTTTTATGACAACTCAGTATATTCACTAGGATTTGACAAAATTTTCCCTGTGAGTGCTATTCATGGAGATGGACTGGGAAATCTATTAGATGAGATTTTAGCACACCTCGACTATAAAGATGAAGGACAATCAACACACTTTAAATTAGCACTGCTAGGAAAAGCTAATGTTGGAAAAAGTACTCTACTAAATACGCTATCAAATGAAAATCGTTCAATTGTTAGTGAGATTGCCGGAACCACAAGGGATTCTGTGTCCACTTTAATAAATATTTCGGGTGAAGAATTTGAAATTATTGATACGGCTGGTATTAAAAGAAAAAGTAAACTGGAAGATAGCATTGAACACTATGCTTTAATGCGAGCAACTCAGTCAATTGAAAATGCAGATTTATGTCTACTCTTACTTGATTCAGAAGATGAAGTTAGTCACTTTCACCAAAATATTATTGGCATTGCTTATGAATTAAAGAAACCACTTATTGTCATTGTTAACAAGTGAGATTTGATTGAAAAAGATACGAACACAATGGACCTTTACAAAAAAAATCTAAAGAAAAAACTGAAATTTGTTGAGTGAGCCCCAATTGTTTTTATCTCTGCTAAAAATAAAACTCGAATCAATAAGCTAAAAGAAACTATTCTTCAAGTCAAGGAAAATATTTCTAAAAAAATCAATACAAATCAGCTAAATAGTGTTATTATGAATGCACAGATTATTCGACCAGCATCTTCAATCAACGGGAAACGTTTGTCAATCACGTTTTCAAAACAAGTTGAGGCAAAGATCCCCACATTCGTACTGTTCGTTAACAATAAGAACTTAGCGCACTTCACTTATTTGCGATACATTGAAAATCAAATAAGAGAAAATTATGATTTTTCCGGGACACCAATTGAATTAATCCTGAGAAATAAAAACAAAAAGGACAATTAAGAGATATGAGGCAAAAAATAGCTATATTAGGAAGTGGTGGAATGGGAACAGCTTGCGCCACTATTTTAGAGGACAATAATCATGATGTTATCATCTATGGAATTGACGGCCAAGAAATAGAGGATCTTAAAAACGGAAGAAATCTAAAATATTTCCCAGACAATATTTCTTTCCCAAACTTTAAAACAACTAATAATTTAGATGAAGCAGTCATAGATGCTGACTATATTTTATTTGCTATTCCCACACAATTTATTGAGGAAATTTTCAAATTAGTAGTTTCTAAAGTTACCAAGCCAACTATATTTATTAATGTAGCTAAAGGATTTTGACCTAACACGGCAGTATCAGTTTATGATGAAATGAATAATCTGATTAAAACTAATAGTAAAATAATGGGGGTTGTCTCGTTAATCGGACCTTCATTTGCAATTGACATTGTTAAAAAAAATATTACATTAGTCAATGCCGTGGCTTATAATAAAAATCTTGCAAAAAAAGTGCAGAAATTATTTTCTAATCAATGATTTAGGGTGTATTCTCAAAATGATGTTAAAGGCGCTGAAGTGGGGGCAATATTTAAAAATATGATCGCAATCGCATCAGGAATGGCAGAAGCTTTGGGATATTCAACCAATACACAAGTGGCATTAATTAGCCGATCAATTAAAGAAATTTTGACTTTTAACAAATATGTTGGTGGTAAAAAAGCAACAATTTTTGGTTTGTCAGGAATAGGAGACCTAATTCTAACTGCACTATCACCGAAATCAAGAAATTATACTTTTGGCAAAAACTATTTTTTAAAGAATAATCAAGAGAAAAACATGACAGTTGAAGGACTAAAATCAATTGAAATAATTTACGAAAATTATATTAAAAATAAAAAATTAGAATTGCCAATCATCGAAGCTTTATACAAAATAATTTATAAAAAAGACAAAGTAAAAGAGGTTATCAAATCATTAATGATTAGACCCTTGAAACATGAATAGATAATAGGAGAATTAAATAATATGAATAAAAAAGAACTAATAGTTCACGTTAGTGAAAAAACAGGATTTCAACAAGTACTTGTTGAAACAATTTTTAATGAGGTAATTACAACAATTACAACTGAAATTGTACAAGGAAATAATGTTTCTATCTCAGGTTTTGGTATGTTTTCTTCTAAATTTATTCCTGCAAAAACAAAAATCCACAATATTACTAAAGTAGTGCTAAATATTGATGCGAAACTAGATCCAAGATTTAAATTTTCAGCAGCTTATCGAGAAAGAGTTGATGAAGAATATAATGAATCTAATCATCAAAATTAAACACTTTTAAATAGTCTAATATTCCTGGAAAATCTAATTCTATAGAAATACCGTTAGCTAGCAACAATGAGTATGCTAGTGTTTTTTTATTTTTACTAATTTTCATAAATTTATCATGTTTAATTACAATAAATTTATTTTGTAAATTAAAATAAATAATTCAAAATGCTAATCCATGATGAGATGCTATTAGTGAAAGATATTCAATTTGATGTCTTTTGACATTGCTTAGACTAAAGTTTTTTTCGTTTGTGCTCTTGGCTTCAAAAGCCAAAAAAATACCTTTATAAATTCCATAGTAGTCAACTGTACTCTTGGACTTAATAAAGGCATTATTTACAACTAATTTTTTATTTTTAAGATCAACACTTTTAAAATCGATATCTAAATTTTTCTTGTGAATTATAGCAATATTATTTTCATAATAAAATTGGTTGCTACTATTGATAATGCTTTCTAAAAACATTCCTTTATTTTTATGTATGTTCATAAATTAATTACAACATACTCTAAAAAAATTTTTTCTTATCTTTTTATTAAATTAATCTCAGTTCTTATACTTTTCAAAATTATTTATATATTCTTTTCTACGTGGTGATTTAATGATGTGTTGTGCTAAATCAAAAGCCATAATCATCGCGAGAACATCGTTATGACAATATTTTTTCAAGGCTATAATTTCTTGCTCTCATTCATTATCTTTAATTACATCGAGCGCACGAGCTGTAGAAATTTGAAGTGCCATTCCTCCATTTTTAACATTTAAGTCTTTATATGGAAAGATCATATGGTTTAATTTTATTTTATTTGATGAAACATATTGTTCAATTTTTTTAATTGAGTACTTGCCCTTTAGCTCACCTAAATTAATTTGGGATTTAGAGATTTTCATGCCATGTGAGCCGACCATAAATAGTTCAGCAATATCAACAATTCTTGTAACAATAAATTGGATTTTTTCCGCAATTTTTTCATATTCTTTGGCATACATTACTCCAGATTTTTCATGATAATAAAGAAGCATTTCTTGCATTTCCAGTAATCTTGAAGTTTCATACGACTTATTATATACAACATAACATGAAGCTTCTTCATCGTATAAGTCATCGATAATCTTAATTAATGTCTTATAGTCATAATTTTTTGGATCATAGACATAATCATGAGAGTTATATATTTCATTATTAATTGTTTTAATGATTGAAGTTTGGCTCATTAATTGATTATATGGTTTATTGAAATCAATGATAGGAATTGGCAAAGTTACTCCTTCAAAGTCGAATCATATAATTTTGGCATCTTTCTCACTAATTTTTTTATAAACATAGTAATTTTCGATGTCAGGATTTAAAGCAATTTTATTATTTTCATAGAAGTCTAGAATTGTCCGACTTTTAAAATTGGGCTCTTTTAAATCTTGTAGCTTTAAGCGTAAGATTACTTTAGATGACACTAAATAATTTGGAAGTAACTTTTCAACGATGCTTAAGTAAAATTGATTACCTAGATTTAGATCATCTTCCAAGTCATTTTCATTAAGTTCATTTACTCAAGCTGAGTATTTTTTGAGTAATTCCTCATCATTAACAATTTCAACAAATTTTTTAAAGGGGAAAGTATCTCTTTTAGTTGGCCCTTTATCAAAAAATTCTACCGCTGATAGTTCAGAATTAATATGGTCGATAATTTTAACATTTGTTTCTGCTGTCTTTTTTAGTCCCTTACTTGAATATTTAAAGTTAGGATCTTTAATAAAAATTGCTTGAATTTCACTTTCTGAAAAACTCTTTTTAGTGTCATAAGTAGGTTTAGACTTTTTGTAATTTGCATATTCACTAACAAGAAAATTAATATGTCCTTTTCTAGCGTTTTTTCGCTCTTGGTATTTTGGAAGAACAACAACAGCTTCTTTTACTTCATAGCCGGCGGCCCTTATGACATTAACATCATAGTACAAGCGAAAAATATTTTTTAAAGATGTTTTGCTTGAGTATAGTAAAAGGGCAACAGTTTTTGTTTTTGAATCGTAGAAAAATGGGATTGAGATACATGATTTATATTCAAATGCTGGATTAATTAAGATTTTGTCACTCTCAGCCACTAATTTGGTTTGTTCAATTTTCTTATCTTTACTTTGCTTGCAACTAATCACTTCCACTTCTCGATCATGAAAATAATCATTTTTTAAAAATTCAATAGCTCGATTAGTTACCAAACCAAGCCCCATTGCTAGAGCTTTGTATTCAGATATTTTATCAATTAGCTCATTAGCAGAGGTAAGTTTGTTATGTTTGACAACTTCATTATAAAATTTATTATCATTTGCTAGCTTGTCTTTTAAAAAGGCTAGTTTTTCATAACCAATTCGCTTATCAATTTCTTCACGATCTTCAATAGTGAAAAATTGTCCAAATTCAGATTCAATTTTTCCTTCGATACAATCAATTTGATAATCTAGTTGGTTAAAAATATTAGTATCATCATCATACTCTTCATTGAAGTTTTTATAAATTTGTTCTAATGATGTATTAAATGCAAAATAAGGTCTTGCCGAATTCATAATTGCATAATTTAAAAATTTGTAATATTTTTTACTGTTCATATTTGGCCACCGCTTTTCCTTCTTTTACCCATTTTAAATATAAGGCTTCTCATTCGTCATAATTTTCACACTTTAGAAAATCTACTAGGTCATGATCAATATTTGGATTTCATTTTGGACTCACGCCACTTCGAGTATATTCATTAAATCATTTTTCACAAGCTTCCATATCGTCTCTTACTTGTGCTTCATTGACAATCATATTTCAGTTCTTGACAATTCGTTTACTAATGTCCACATTATCTGGATTAGCATAGTCTTCATCTTTAAGAAAACACGCGACGATTGAAAATGATTTAACTCCCATTAGGTAAGCATACAACTGAGCTTGTTTGATATAACCCAAATTGACACCATATTCATTTCACTGCTCGAGTTTTTTCTCATTTGCTGTTTTAATTTCAAAGATCATCTTTTTTTTCTCTCAAAATCCATCTGGTAACCCACCAAATAAATAATTTTCTTTAAAGTAATCATAGTTATATTCCTGGGCCGGATAGCGATGTATTTTGTCACCAATGCTCTGCTCAATTTTCTTAAGAATTTTCGGCTCTAAAACAACTCCAGCATGAATGTATTTATCATCTAAAACTGGCATGTTAAATCCACAAAGTCGAGCATACGCGACAAATTGGCTGTTAAAATTCGTTAACTGCATAATATCCCCTAAAGCTGAACCTGTCATTTTTCTAAACCCACCAAATGTTCCTGGTTTGTGTGATTGTAATTTTTTGAGAAATTCAGGATTAACGATAAAAACTTGATTTTCGAAATCAAGCCGGTACTCTTTACCATTATAGTAGTTTCTTTTAGGGATAATAATACTGTTCTTTTCTTTCATAACAACTCCAATGCCTTAAATTATAAGAAATAAAAGCGTAAAGATATATAAAAAAGGGATAAAACTAAGAAAGAAATTAAAATAAATGTACATATTTCTAGAAAAATTAAATAAATTAACATTTATTTCAAAATTTTTACATTTTAAAATAAGTTTATTTTACTTATTAGCAGTTAGCGATTGAATAAATAATTAAACTTTTTTAAAATAAAAAACCCTTCACAATGAAGGGCAACTTCGGCAGCTACTAAGAGCGCCTTGTTTTAGTACATACTATTCTCAAGCAAGATAAATAGTTTTTTTAATTTAAGTACTATGATTTAATTATATATTAAAAATAATAATTTCATAAAAAATATTAGAATTAAAGTATAAGAAATTAATTAAATTAAGGGGACACAAATGGAAAATAATAAAAAAATAAATGTATCACTAGGATTTGATCTAGGAATTGGATCGGTTGGTTGAGCAATTATTAATAATGATAACAATGAGGTTTTAGATCTTGGTTCAAGATTATTTAACGAACCTGAACTTGCTGTCAAACGACGTGGCTTCCGAGCCGTTAGAAGGTCAATACGAAGAAAAAAATTTAAAAGTATGAAATTTAGTAAGTTAGTATTCAAATATCGTAATTTGTTTGGCTTAGAAATCAAGCACTATGAAGAAGTGCAAAATATTTATTTAGAAATGTCAAAGGCACATCCAAATATATTGGAAATAAAAACTAAAGCTTTAGCAAATGAAATTTCTTCAAAGCAGTTAATCTGAATTTTGCATGATCATTTAAAAAACCGTGGAGCATTTTTTGAAACTGTTGAAAGCACCGACAAAGGTGATAAAAAAGATGAAAAAGAAATGAAGGTTATCAATACTAATGAATTTCCAAGCCATCTTCAAGCTCAATTTTATGAAAAGAATAAATGATATAACGGCATGGAAGCCTATGACAATCAACATTTTTCTAACAAAATGTGATTAAGAGAGCTTGAAAAGATTTTTGAAGTTCAAAAAGACAAATACGATAGTAATTTATTTAATGAATTTAAAAAAGAATATTTAAATTTATTTAATTTTCTACGAGCATATCAACAAGGGCCTGGCAGTATTAATAGTTATAGTCCATATGGAATTTATGAACATGATGAAAATAATAAACTTTACAAAAAATATGACGCAATATGAGAAAAAACAATTGGCAAATGTAGCATTTTCATAAATGAAAACCGTGCTCCAAAAAATTTACCAAGTGCAGAATTATATGATGTTCTTTCAGACTTAAATAATATTCGCTGTAAAGCTTTTCCAGAATTGAAATTAGATAAAAAAGATAAAAAAGAAATTATTTTTAATGAACTTATTAAAGAGTATTTGAATAAAAAAAATAAGAATATTACAAATACAATGATAGTGAAATATTTAAAATCACATGCAGGACTAGAAGAGTATTTAGTTACTATTGAAACATTAAAAAATGATGATAAAAAATACAACGAATTGAAGACAATATCTAGAATTATTAAAATTTTTGTTGAAAATAATGGGAATTTATCAAATATTA
It encodes:
- the der gene encoding ribosome biogenesis GTPase Der, whose product is MNKNIVAIIGKPNVGKSTLFNKIINQRKAIVYDTPGVTRDRIYSTANWAGKEFTIVDTGGITIESEDFKEQIKVQAQVAIEEANVIIFLIDGREPLTSEDYYVATLLRKINKPVLLVSNKLEGHKTVFYDNSVYSLGFDKIFPVSAIHGDGLGNLLDEILAHLDYKDEGQSTHFKLALLGKANVGKSTLLNTLSNENRSIVSEIAGTTRDSVSTLINISGEEFEIIDTAGIKRKSKLEDSIEHYALMRATQSIENADLCLLLLDSEDEVSHFHQNIIGIAYELKKPLIVIVNKWDLIEKDTNTMDLYKKNLKKKLKFVEWAPIVFISAKNKTRINKLKETILQVKENISKKINTNQLNSVIMNAQIIRPASSINGKRLSITFSKQVEAKIPTFVLFVNNKNLAHFTYLRYIENQIRENYDFSGTPIELILRNKNKKDN
- a CDS encoding HU family DNA-binding protein, which produces MNKKELIVHVSEKTGFQQVLVETIFNEVITTITTEIVQGNNVSISGFGMFSSKFIPAKTKIHNITKVVLNIDAKLDPRFKFSAAYRERVDEEYNESNHQN
- the recU gene encoding Holliday junction resolvase RecU encodes the protein MNIHKNKGMFLESIINSSNQFYYENNIAIIHKKNLDIDFKSVDLKNKKLVVNNAFIKSKSTVDYYGIYKGIFLAFEAKSTNEKNFSLSNVKRHQIEYLSLIASHHGLAFWIIYFNLQNKFIVIKHDKFMKISKNKKTLAYSLLLANGISIELDFPGILDYLKVFNFDD
- a CDS encoding MAGa7180 family putative nuclease; the protein is MKEKNSIIIPKRNYYNGKEYRLDFENQVFIVNPEFLKKLQSHKPGTFGGFRKMTGSALGDIMQLTNFNSQFVAYARLCGFNMPVLDDKYIHAGVVLEPKILKKIEQSIGDKIHRYPAQEYNYDYFKENYLFGGLPDGFWEKKKMIFEIKTANEKKLEQWNEYGVNLGYIKQAQLYAYLMGVKSFSIVACFLKDEDYANPDNVDISKRIVKNWNMIVNEAQVRDDMEACEKWFNEYTRSGVSPKWNPNIDHDLVDFLKCENYDEWEALYLKWVKEGKAVAKYEQ
- the cmk gene encoding (d)CMP kinase translates to MLKKINIAIDGPSGVGKTIMSKKLAEHLGYKFLSSGSFYRIVAFNAYRLKLNINDEKSINDSWDIHDIKIDEQDRIFFKGEDVTFLIREDHISRIASTIAKFQSVRNKVNSFIQMFSEKSKGIIVDGRDATYRILPNAEVKFFLWATPEKRAERRVKQDKEMGIESNYDDVLNSIKIRDFNDTNRKIDPLKISEGSIKIDTTNMSIEENFQAMMNEIKKKVDNE
- a CDS encoding UU173 family protein, whose translation is MNSKKYYKFLNYAIMNSARPYFAFNTSLEQIYKNFNEEYDDDTNIFNQLDYQIDCIEGKIESEFGQFFTIEDREEIDKRIGYEKLAFLKDKLANDNKFYNEVVKHNKLTSANELIDKISEYKALAMGLGLVTNRAIEFLKNDYFHDREVEVISCKQSKDKKIEQTKLVAESDKILINPAFEYKSCISIPFFYDSKTKTVALLLYSSKTSLKNIFRLYYDVNVIRAAGYEVKEAVVVLPKYQERKNARKGHINFLVSEYANYKKSKPTYDTKKSFSESEIQAIFIKDPNFKYSSKGLKKTAETNVKIIDHINSELSAVEFFDKGPTKRDTFPFKKFVEIVNDEELLKKYSAWVNELNENDLEDDLNLGNQFYLSIVEKLLPNYLVSSKVILRLKLQDLKEPNFKSRTILDFYENNKIALNPDIENYYVYKKISEKDAKIIWFDFEGVTLPIPIIDFNKPYNQLMSQTSIIKTINNEIYNSHDYVYDPKNYDYKTLIKIIDDLYDEEASCYVVYNKSYETSRLLEMQEMLLYYHEKSGVMYAKEYEKIAEKIQFIVTRIVDIAELFMVGSHGMKISKSQINLGELKGKYSIKKIEQYVSSNKIKLNHMIFPYKDLNVKNGGMALQISTARALDVIKDNEWEQEIIALKKYCHNDVLAMIMAFDLAQHIIKSPRRKEYINNFEKYKNWD
- a CDS encoding NAD(P)H-dependent glycerol-3-phosphate dehydrogenase, coding for MRQKIAILGSGGMGTACATILEDNNHDVIIYGIDGQEIEDLKNGRNLKYFPDNISFPNFKTTNNLDEAVIDADYILFAIPTQFIEEIFKLVVSKVTKPTIFINVAKGFWPNTAVSVYDEMNNLIKTNSKIMGVVSLIGPSFAIDIVKKNITLVNAVAYNKNLAKKVQKLFSNQWFRVYSQNDVKGAEVGAIFKNMIAIASGMAEALGYSTNTQVALISRSIKEILTFNKYVGGKKATIFGLSGIGDLILTALSPKSRNYTFGKNYFLKNNQEKNMTVEGLKSIEIIYENYIKNKKLELPIIEALYKIIYKKDKVKEVIKSLMIRPLKHE